Genomic DNA from Sulfitobacter mediterraneus:
GGTGGATAGATCGGGAAGGATCGCCGAGACCCCGAGCTGAAGCTTGCGATCAAGCATTTGCAAGCCGGTAAAAAAAGCGATGGGGACCACGGTTAGCCACGCGGTCCCTACTCCTAGCGAGTGGATGATCTTTTCCAGCCTTTCAAGAATGCGCAATCTGTACCCTCCCAGCCCCTCTCAGGAGGCATTTTTAGTGATCTTGGGCGAGTGCTCCCCGAACCATCTGTGGACCAACCTGTTCACCGCCGGACGGCGGCGCCTTGGCCTCTTGGCTGTTAAGCAGGCGCAGGGCGTTGGCCACCACCAGCAATGACACTCCTACGTCGGCTGCAATAGCGCCCCACATCGATGCCACTCCGAACGCAGTAGCGACGACGAAAACGCCCTTGGTCGCCAAGGAAATACCGATGTTCTGATGGATAATCGACATTGTCCGGCGCGAATGACCGATCAGCCAAGGCACCTTACCGAGGTCGTCGGTCATCAGGGCAATATCCGCCGTCTCGATTGCCGCGTCCGAACCAACAGCACCCATCGCGATGGCGTAATGCGCGCGCGCCATGGCGGGGGCGTCGTTCACCCCGTCGCCGATCATGGCCACCATGTCATGCGTTTCGACCAGTTCTTCGATGGCAGTCACCTTGTCTTCGGGCAGAAGCTCGGCACGGACCTCGTCGATGCCGACCTCGGCTGCAACGGCGCGCGCTGTCCGCTCGTTGTCGCCCGTCAACATGACGATGGTCTTCACGCCCTGCGCGTGGAGCTGTGCCACGATGCCCTTGGCGTCGGGGCGGATACGGTCGCGCAATTCCAGGATGCCGGTCACGCCGGTGTCGTCGCCCACGGCAACAAGGGTGCTGCCAGCCCCTTCGATGCGGTCGCGCAAATCCTTCGGAATGGCGTCGCCGAAACCCTTCTCCTCGGCAAACCGGTCGGACCCTAGCCAGATCGACCGGCCGTCTGTGCGTCCTTCAAGTCCCCTACCGGGAACGGTTCGGGTATCTTCCGCGGCGGACACATTGATGCCGTCGGCTTCTGCCCGCGCGAGAATGGCACGCGCCAAGGGATGCGAGGAACGTGCCTCCAGCCCAGCGGCGAGGGTCATCAGATCTTGCGCCGATGCTTTGCCCAGCGGATGCACCGCCGCCACCTCGGGCTCGCCCATGGTGATCGTGCCGGTCTTGTCCATGGCCAATGCAGTGGTCTTGCCCGGTGCCTCAACATATGCACCTCCCTTGATCAGCACTCCGGCCCGCGCTGAGGCGGTGAGTGCGGCGACGATGGAGACCGGTGTCGAGATGACCAGAGCACACGGGCAGGCGATCACCAGCAGCACGAGTGCATTGTAGAACCAATAATCCCAGGCCCCACCGAAAATGAGCGGCGGCAGCAGGGCAATTGCAATGGCGAGAGCCATGACGATAGGCGTATAGATGCGGGCGAATTTCGCCACCCACTGCTCCACCGGCGCGCGGCGGGCATGGGCGTCGCCGACCATGCGGATAATCTTGGCCAACACGGTGTCCGAGGCGGCCTTCGTGGCGCGCACCGTCAGTGTGCCTTCGCCGTTGATCGTACCGGCATAGACTTCGTCGCCCCGTTCCTTTGGAACCAGCGCACTCTCTCCGGTGATTGGCGCCTGATCGACGGCCCCTGCCCCATCGACAACCTCACCATCCAATGGGATGCGGTCTCCGCCGCGCACGACGAAACGTGCGTTGATAGCAACCGCGGAAGCCGGTACGTCCGCTTCCGAACCGTCATCATAAAGAATTCTTGCCGTCGGCGGCGCCAGGTCCAGCAGAGCTGAAACCGCATTCCTCGCACGCCCGACGCTCCAGCTTTCGAGGAAAAGCGAGAGCGAGAAGAAGAACGCAACCGTCGCCGCCTCGAAAAATTCGCCGAGGCCAATTGCACCCGCGACTGCGACGACCATGAGCAGGTTCATGTCGGGCGACAGCCGCCGTGCGGACGACCATGCCTTGGGCGCCACGAGCCAAACACCGAACAGGATCGCAACCGCGAATAACCCTGCCTCGACCAGTGGCATCGGCGCTTCGCCGTGCCCTGCGAAGAGGCCGAGTGCCCCCCCCATGCCGGTCTCGATGATGTGCCACAGAAATCCCGCGGCCCAGAAGCCGCCGCTGAGCGCCGTAAACAGCCGCTGGCGTGCAAGATGGGCCGCCTGGTCGACCGACGCGTTTTCGGCATCCCAAGGCTTGGCGGTCATGCCGGTGCTTGCGACCAGTTCTGCAATTTCGCCGTCCGATACACTCTTGGCGCTGTCGAGAATAGTCATCCGTCCATTGATCACGTCGAACGCAAGATGTTCGGCCCCGCCGATCTTCGGGCCGACCACCTTGTTCAGGATTGCTACCTCCTCGGCGCAATCGAGGCCGGACACCTGAAAACTGCGCCCGCCCGCTGGCGCGGGGGTCGCCGGAACGGTGTCGCCGCACGCTCCGGCGCTCCCGCAGCAGCTGCCGCCGCTTGTCTGGGCATCTTCGGCGTGATCGTGGTCGTGACGATGGGTGTCGGACGGCATGAACGGACCTCTGGATTCGGGTGCTTTACCATGACATAGCCCCTACAGTAGCTAGAGCTTCAAGAGCAAAATACGGTGGTATTTCAGTTTGATTTATTGCTAGAGGATGCGGTGACCGGCTCCATCACGCCTTGAGGCATGAACAGCCGCTGCAAAGAAAAACAGACATGAAAGGAAGCTTGATGCGGGTTTTGATGCTGAAGCAAAAAATGATGGTCGCAGTGGCGCTGTCGCTTACGGCCGGGTGCGCAGTCCAGCCGACTGGGCCGGGCGACGCGGCAGACCAGCCGGGCAACGTTCCCGAAGCCGTGATCGCGATGGCTGCCCCGGATCAGGATGTTGCAACCGCGCGCTTGGTGCCGGAAGACGGGTGCTACTGGTACGAACACAGCGGCCCCGTTGAAACGACCTTGCTGCCGCTGCGCACGGCGAACGGCAATCGTATCTGCACCCCTCGCGAAACTTAGCTACGTTTGCCGACCGCTGCTTGGCTTAGCTGCGGGCAGTGACGCTGTCCTCTGCCGAGTAAAGATAGGCCGTAGAGCCGGTTTCGACGTTCGGGTAAAGGTCATTGATATGGGCCATAACCATCCGTACGCAGCCCGAACTTGCGCGGCCACCGATACTCCGTGGGCTCGGAGTGCCATGGATGCGCAGAAGGGTATCGCGATCCCCGACGTAGAGATACAGCGCCCTTGATCCAAGCGCGTTTTCCGGTCCGGGTTCCATGCCATCGGCAATGTCAGCATAAAGTTCGGGGTCGCGATTGATCATGCTCTGTGTCGGTTGCCAGTGCGGCCACCTGACCTTGCGCTTGATGATATAGACACCCGGCTCGTAGAGGTTCCCCCGCGCGATGGCCACGCCGTAGCGCATCGCGGTTCCACCCTCTTCAATGTGGTAGAGATATCGCGCGACCGCATCGACATGAATATCTCCCGGCACGAGCCCGGCCTTCGCGACGACACGTTGCGGCAGGAACCGCGGGTGCAATCCCCATGGGTTGGAAGTCTCGGCAACATAATCCTGAGGCGTCACCTGTGCGTCCCATTCAGCCTTCTGAGCCTCGGTGGGCCAAGTGTCGGCAAAAGCCATACCGGGACCGGTCACCGAAAAAAGCGCCGTTGTTGTCTGAATGAAGTGTCGTCTTGTCAGCATTTTGTACCCTTTCGGTTCCCGCCGGCGATTGATGGCAAGAACGGTATGTGTTCTCATTGAATAGATAGGACTTCTAGTGGCTAGAGGTTCAAGGGCAAATTTTCGTGAGCAAACATGCGATCCTGGCAGTTTCCAGTTTGCTTGGGAGGAGAAAACTGCTCGCACGATACGTGGTCCGAAGTTGCGCAGCGACACTTCGTGAAATCGCAGATTGTCTGGAAATTTAGGCACAGCGGCTTCGATATCGCGACCATGAGATCGGGAGCGTCACGGCACACGGAACTTACGCCACTCGCAAATGCTACGATGCCATCTCTGGCTCCGGCTCTCATTCCGTTATTTCGCCCCGTAAGAACGCAAAGCTTGGATCGAGATCATAGCTGTAGCGGCGGCTCGTAATTAGGCCATACGGGCATCGCAGTATCTGGGCTGTGCGCTCTGGCGGCAATGGAGCGGATATCCCCGCCGAAGCCGCGCCGAGACGAAGATGCAATGTGTGAAACTGCTTGGCCAGCCGCTCATCGCGTCGGACTTTGGCCGCCATGGTGCGAAGCTTCAGTTCCGCTTAGCAGTCGTCAACAGCTACACCGCCCTTGGCATCCCCGTCACAGAAGCTTTGGAATAAGTCCGTCCGGAGAATGGTTAACACCGCCTATCAGCCTGTTTGTAGAACATTGCCTCGAGGACCCCTCGATTGGTAAGTTAAAGTCTAAGGTCAACCCGCTTACTTCAACGGCAACCACCCGACTATGACCGCTGGGAAAACGCCGCGAACAGCGCAAGCGTCCGTTCGCTGACATGGTGCTCGATGCCTTCGGCATCGCGTTCAGCCGTCTCGGGGTCGAGCCCGAGGCTCAGGAGAAACCGCAAGACGATCTCGTGGCGGTGCCTGCATTCCTTGGCGAGCGCCCGGCCTTCCTCGGTCAGAAATACCGAGCGATACTTCGCACGGGTGATCAAGCCGTCCCGCGCCAGACGGCCAAGCGTCTTGGCGACTGTTGGCGCGGTCACGCCCATGCGTGTCGCAATATCGACCGGCCGGGCCTCGCCGTTCTCGTGGATGAGTTCGGCGATCAGTTCGACATAATCTTCCGCCACTTCGCTGCGCCGCGCTTCGCGCACACCGATGAAGGCCTCGGCGCGGGATTCGACCGCACGTGCCTCTGCCTCGTTTGAGTCAAGGTTCTCATCATCCGTCATGCCGTCACCCTCGCACGATCGGGATTGACTCGTAAAGCCTAAGCGATGATTATTAGCCGAAGCTAACTTTTTGCGCCGGGACTTTGGCCTGCGTGTCATCTGAGGGGACATCGTCCATGCCTGTCGATACCAGCAAGCGAGGGCGCGATGTGTCGTCCGCCGTGGAGACATCTCGGCCCACAGCGCCACCTGCGATGGTCACGGAGCCAGTATCGGCGTCGCGACGCGCGTTGTTGGTCAGCGGTCTGGTGGCTGCCGGCGGAGCGGCCGTGGCCGCGAGCCGCGCGCAATCCCAGGCAACGCCCGACCCGATGGCGGGGCATGCGATGTCCGGCGGGGCGGTCGATCCGTATTCGGCCCATGACAGTGGCATGGCGCATGGCAACATGACGATGGTCGGCCAGGTCGACCACGCCCGGAACGGGTTCGACCCGACGGCCATGCTGACCGACTGGGAGACCGGTCGCACCGAAGTCCTGCCGGATGGGCGCACGTTGCGAACGTTCGAGGTGGACGCCATCGACGCGGAGATCGAGATCGCTCCCGGCGTATTCTTTCCCGCCTGGACGTTCAACGGTCGCGTGCCAGGCCCCGCCCTGCGAGCGAAAGAGGGCGACCGGCTGAGGATCGTCTTTCGCAACCTCGGGTCACACCCGCATTCCATGCATTTTCACGGCATTCACTCGGCGCGGATGGACGGCGTTCAAGGCGCCGGGCTGATCGATCCGGGCGAGGAGTTCGTTTACGAATTCGATGCCAAGCCCTTCGGCTGCCACCTCTACCATTGCCATGCCCTGCCACTGAAACGGCACATGCACAAGGGCATGTACGGCCTTTTCGTGGTCGATCCGGATCCGGCGCGCCACCCCGAATTTGCGGCCGTTGCGGCGTCGCGTGTGCTGGGCAGCCCGGAAAACGCCGAATGGCAGGAACTGGCGATGGTGATGAACGGCTTTGACACCAATTTCGATGGTGAGAACGAGGTCTATGCCGTAAACACGGTCGGCCAAGCTTACATGAACGCGCCGATCCGGATCGACAAGTCGCGCCCGGTGCGCATCTACCTCATGAACGCGACCGAGTTCGATCCGATCAACTCGTTCCACCTGCATGGGAATTTCTTCGACTATTACGACACCGGCACCCAGCTCACGCCGACCCTACGCACGGTCGATGTGATCATGCAGTGTCAGGCGCAGCGCGGCATCCTCGAGTTCAGCTTCGCCGATCACGAGGACGGGATGTATATGTTCCATGCGCACCAGGCCGAGTTCACCGAACTTGGCTGGATGGGATTTTTCGACGTGCGAGAGGCCGGAGCATGACCGATCATATCCAACGCAGCCGCCCGCCAATGACCCGCCTGCTTCTCGTCCTCGTGCCGCTGGCCGTCATGCTGGGCGCCTTTGTCTGGATCGCCTCGCTCGATCCCTTGCGCGGCTTCAACAATGGCGCCCCCCCGGTCGAGGCGCTGACCGTCGAACGGACGATCCTCGATGGGTCGGGGATATCGCTCAGGGTGCGCGCCGGCGGATCGGAAGCGATGGTGGTCGCGCAGGTTGCCGTGGATGATGCATACTGGACCTTCACGCAGGAACCGGCGGGGCCGATTGCCCGCGGCGATGCGGTCTGGCTGCGCATTCCCTATCCGTGGGTCCTTGGCGAGGCCCATCATGTCAATCTGCTGACGAACACAGGCGCGACCTTTGGGCACGAGATCGCGGTTGCAGTTTCGACGCCAAGTCCCACCTGGGGGCAACTTCGGCTCCAGGCGGTGATCGGGGCGATCGTCGGCCTTTTGCCGGTAGCGCTTGGCCTGATGTTCTATCCGGCCATGAAGGGCGTCGGGCAAAGGGGGATGAACTTTCTGCTGGCGCTGACGGTCGGGTTGCTGGCCTTCCTGCTGATCGACACCATATCCGAGGCACTGGAGCTATCGGCAGAAGCGGCCGCGATATTCCAAGGTTCTGCCATGGTCTGGCTGGCGGCGCTTACAAGCTTTCTTCTATTGATGGCTATCGGGCGCTGGCGCGGCAATCCGGAAGGCATCGCGCTTGCGTTCTACATTGCCCTCGGGATCGGGCTTCACAACTTGGGCGAAGGGCTGGCAATCGGCGGCGCATTCGCCGCCGGGTCGGCGGGGCTTGGAACTTTCCTCGTCCTAGGCTTTGCCTTGCACAATGTCACCGAGGGCATCGGCATCGCCGCCCCGATGCTTCGTGCCCGGCCAACGCTTTGGACGTTTGCCGCCCTGACCCTGCTCGCCGGTGGCCCGGCCATCCTCGGAATGTGGGCGGGCAGCCTTGCCTATGCGCCGCAATGGTCGGCACTGGCACTCGCCGTCGGAGCGGGTGCGATCCTGCAAGTCATGGTCGAGGTCAGCGCCTACCTTGTACGTCAAAACGCCGACAGGCAGGCGGCGCTGATGTCACCAGCCGTACTGGTCGGGTTTCTGGGCGGCATCGCCTTCATGTACGCGACGGCGGCATTGATCAAGATCTGAGCGGTGATCGGCTGTTTCGGCTTCATGGGGCGGTCGCCCAACTCTATAAACTGACCCCGTCTGTCCACGGGGAGATCGCAATTTTCGTGCCCCAGTTTGTGCGCCCAAGAGACTTATTCTTTCGTGATTTCGAAATGAAGAATTTGAGGCTAGAGCGACTAGAGGATCCCACAGATAGGTGAAAACACTGCAAATCCATCTGACTACTATTGCTGAGCCGCGCGTCGAAATCGACTGTCTCGTATTTTCGTTCTGTCACGATTCAGCGCCTCCGTTGAACTATCAACAGATGTTACGCACCAAAACTAGTGCTTCTTTAGAGGTGATTCATGGCATCGCCCGCCACATGCGGAAACGCCCCTTTCCGGTCACCTCGCGGATCAGGTCGCGCGTTTCCATCCAAGCAAGGTTGCGCTGGACGGCGGCGCGGCTGGCACCGGTCAGGGTCTCGGCCATTGGAGCGGAGACGACGGGCCATTCTGTCAGCACCGCGCGCAATGCTGGTGGTGTCTTGCCAGAGAGCGGTGCCATCATGTTGTCCGCCCGCGCTGACCATGCCTGGATATCGTCGAGGTGCCGCATCGCGGTCAGGCATGCTGTTTCCATTCCCTCGAGCCAACGCTCCAAGCGCTCAGCAGGTGGGCCGCTGGCGCGCAGCCCCCCAGCCCCGCGCATAGCCAGAGGCGCAAAGATAGCACCCCCATTCAAATTCGGGCCTTCGCTCGCGGCAATGCGTGCGGCGGTAACCGCCGCTTCCATCCGGTCGCCCTGTTGCCCGAGGCCCGCAAGGTTCCAGAGGTGAAACCCCATGCAGGCGCGTGTGATCGAATGCAGGTCGGCGGCTTGCGCCATCAGGTCAAGCCAACCGACCGCGCGATCCGCAAAGGGCTCGGCTTCATTAGCCATGTTTTCAGGGTCACGGCGATCGAGGAAAGCGGATAGGTCCACTTCTGGACCGGGACCGCCTGTAAGACGGCGCACCGCCCATCCGATACGCGCGAGCGCTGCGGTGTCGTCCTGCACCCCGGACAAGCGCATGGATATCCAAAGCGCCAGCCGATCCGGGCCAATTCGGTCACCCACAAACCAGCTGAGGTCTGCCGCCTCCATCAGCGCGAGCCTGTGCCGCCAGCCCTTTGGGCCACGGTGCAGACGGTCATCCAGCGCGCCAATCCGGCCAGCCACACGGGCGAGATGGGCGGCATTGCCTGCCTCTGCCTTCCGCCAATCGTCGAGGACTGCGGTTTCAGGCAGCTGTGCCCTCGATCCGGGCGGCAGATAATCCGGCTCCACTTCCATCGGACCGGGCAGGAACCACAGTGTCGCATTTTCTTCACCATTTCAGCACATGATTATTACGTGATTTTTAGAAGATACCGCGATATCGCACATCATTTTTCAGCTAAGGGCTTCAATTTTGGTTCTGTATTTCAGCAAGTGGCTGCCCTGTT
This window encodes:
- a CDS encoding heavy metal translocating P-type ATPase produces the protein MPSDTHRHDHDHAEDAQTSGGSCCGSAGACGDTVPATPAPAGGRSFQVSGLDCAEEVAILNKVVGPKIGGAEHLAFDVINGRMTILDSAKSVSDGEIAELVASTGMTAKPWDAENASVDQAAHLARQRLFTALSGGFWAAGFLWHIIETGMGGALGLFAGHGEAPMPLVEAGLFAVAILFGVWLVAPKAWSSARRLSPDMNLLMVVAVAGAIGLGEFFEAATVAFFFSLSLFLESWSVGRARNAVSALLDLAPPTARILYDDGSEADVPASAVAINARFVVRGGDRIPLDGEVVDGAGAVDQAPITGESALVPKERGDEVYAGTINGEGTLTVRATKAASDTVLAKIIRMVGDAHARRAPVEQWVAKFARIYTPIVMALAIAIALLPPLIFGGAWDYWFYNALVLLVIACPCALVISTPVSIVAALTASARAGVLIKGGAYVEAPGKTTALAMDKTGTITMGEPEVAAVHPLGKASAQDLMTLAAGLEARSSHPLARAILARAEADGINVSAAEDTRTVPGRGLEGRTDGRSIWLGSDRFAEEKGFGDAIPKDLRDRIEGAGSTLVAVGDDTGVTGILELRDRIRPDAKGIVAQLHAQGVKTIVMLTGDNERTARAVAAEVGIDEVRAELLPEDKVTAIEELVETHDMVAMIGDGVNDAPAMARAHYAIAMGAVGSDAAIETADIALMTDDLGKVPWLIGHSRRTMSIIHQNIGISLATKGVFVVATAFGVASMWGAIAADVGVSLLVVANALRLLNSQEAKAPPSGGEQVGPQMVRGALAQDH
- a CDS encoding L,D-transpeptidase, whose amino-acid sequence is MLTRRHFIQTTTALFSVTGPGMAFADTWPTEAQKAEWDAQVTPQDYVAETSNPWGLHPRFLPQRVVAKAGLVPGDIHVDAVARYLYHIEEGGTAMRYGVAIARGNLYEPGVYIIKRKVRWPHWQPTQSMINRDPELYADIADGMEPGPENALGSRALYLYVGDRDTLLRIHGTPSPRSIGGRASSGCVRMVMAHINDLYPNVETGSTAYLYSAEDSVTARS
- the mntR gene encoding manganese-binding transcriptional regulator MntR; amino-acid sequence: MTDDENLDSNEAEARAVESRAEAFIGVREARRSEVAEDYVELIAELIHENGEARPVDIATRMGVTAPTVAKTLGRLARDGLITRAKYRSVFLTEEGRALAKECRHRHEIVLRFLLSLGLDPETAERDAEGIEHHVSERTLALFAAFSQRS
- a CDS encoding multicopper oxidase domain-containing protein; amino-acid sequence: MVTEPVSASRRALLVSGLVAAGGAAVAASRAQSQATPDPMAGHAMSGGAVDPYSAHDSGMAHGNMTMVGQVDHARNGFDPTAMLTDWETGRTEVLPDGRTLRTFEVDAIDAEIEIAPGVFFPAWTFNGRVPGPALRAKEGDRLRIVFRNLGSHPHSMHFHGIHSARMDGVQGAGLIDPGEEFVYEFDAKPFGCHLYHCHALPLKRHMHKGMYGLFVVDPDPARHPEFAAVAASRVLGSPENAEWQELAMVMNGFDTNFDGENEVYAVNTVGQAYMNAPIRIDKSRPVRIYLMNATEFDPINSFHLHGNFFDYYDTGTQLTPTLRTVDVIMQCQAQRGILEFSFADHEDGMYMFHAHQAEFTELGWMGFFDVREAGA
- a CDS encoding metal transporter; the protein is MTDHIQRSRPPMTRLLLVLVPLAVMLGAFVWIASLDPLRGFNNGAPPVEALTVERTILDGSGISLRVRAGGSEAMVVAQVAVDDAYWTFTQEPAGPIARGDAVWLRIPYPWVLGEAHHVNLLTNTGATFGHEIAVAVSTPSPTWGQLRLQAVIGAIVGLLPVALGLMFYPAMKGVGQRGMNFLLALTVGLLAFLLIDTISEALELSAEAAAIFQGSAMVWLAALTSFLLLMAIGRWRGNPEGIALAFYIALGIGLHNLGEGLAIGGAFAAGSAGLGTFLVLGFALHNVTEGIGIAAPMLRARPTLWTFAALTLLAGGPAILGMWAGSLAYAPQWSALALAVGAGAILQVMVEVSAYLVRQNADRQAALMSPAVLVGFLGGIAFMYATAALIKI